Below is a genomic region from Aurantimonas sp. HBX-1.
AGGATCGAGCCCGCAAGGTAGCCGGCGAAGTTCGCCGCGGCGATGATCCCGGCGATGTCCGGCCCGAACCCGTAGTCGCGCTGCATCAGCGGCAGCAGCGGCGTGTAGAGGAACCGGCCCACCCCCATCACGACCGCGAGGGTGAGGAAGCCGCCGAGCAGCAGACGGTTGGCAGGGTTCATCGGGCGGGATCCGGTAGGGCCGCGGCCCGGAGCAGGACGGGGTCGAGTCGGCAGGAAGGAAACGGCGCGCGGACGATATAGCCCGGGGAGGGCGGGAGGCCAAACGTCGCGATGCGGGATCGCTCGCGCCGCGGCCAGCGCTATGTACGGGGCCGAACAGAAGGATGATGGAATGTCCCGAAAGAAGAAGGCGGTGCGCCTTGCCGATCTCGATTTGACGACGCGGATCGACGAGCCGGACTACGAGCGCCGTCTCGCCGACGCGCAGACCTGCTTCCAGCAGATCCACCAGGCCTATCTCAAGACCCGCGACGACGGCGTCGTGGTCTTCGAGGGCTGGGACGCCGCCGGCAAGGGCGGCGCGATCCGCCGCATGGCGAGCGTCATGGACCCGCGCGGCTTCCGCGTCTGGCCGATCGGCGCGCCGCAGGGCCGCGACGCGGAGCGCCACTACATGGCGCGCTTCTGGGAAAGGCTCCCGGCCGAGGGCGAGATCGCGGTGTTCGACCGCTCCTGGTACGGCCGCGTGCTGGTCGAGAGGGTCGAGGGTTTCGCGACCGAGCCGGAATGGGAACGCGCCTACGAGGAGATCAACGCCTTCGAGAAGCAGCTCGCCGACGCCGGAACCCGGATCGCCAAGGTTTTCCTCTATATCGACCGGGACGAGCAGCTGAAGCGCTTCGAGAAGCGGCTGCACGACCCGCTGAAGCGCTGGAAGCTCTCGTTCGAGGATTTCCGCAACCGCGAGAAATGGGACGATTACGAGCGCGCTGCCGACGAGATGCTGGCGCGCACCGATACCGCCTGGGCGCCCTGGCACGTCATTCCGGCCAACCACAAGAAATACGCCCGGGTGGCGGCGCTGGAGGCGGTCGCGTCGCGGCTGGCGGACGGGGTCGACCTGTCGCCGCCGCCGCTCGACCCCGAGCTCGAGGCGCGCTTCCGCAAGGAGGCCAAGGTCTGACAAGTTCGGCCTCGGGGCGCGGACCGGCCATGACCGAAACGACACCGGGCCGGTCTTGCGACCGGCCCGGCTGAAGTCTCGCAAGGAAGCGGCGCGCGATCAGCGCGAAGCGGCGACGATGCTGGCGATCAGCCCGGAGGCGGCCGCGACCAGCAGATAGTCGTCGTCGACGCGCACCCAGCGCTGGCCGTTGCCGGGCCGGCGCAGGCCATGGCGCTGCCAGTCGTCGACGCCGCGGCCGCGATACTGGGCCGGAACCCGGCCGCCGCGATGGCGCCAGTCGCGCTGGTTCCCCCGGCGGGCGTCGCGGCGCCCGGAGCGGACGTCCTTGCCGCGATGCACGACGGTCGTCTCCTTGACCACCGTGCGGTGGACGACCTTGCCACCGGCGGCACTGGCCGGCACGGCGAAGGCCGGAAGCGCGACCGCGAGGCTCAGCGCGACGGCGAGTGATTTCATGAACATGGCTTGCTCTCCTGACGTCCCTGTCAGTGAACCAACCCTGCCGGAAGCGCATCGATCCGGTTACGAAACGTGTCTTTTGTTGCGCAGCATCACGCCGCCAGCGGCAGCCGCACGGTCTGTTCCAATCCGCCGCCGGGGCGGTTGACGATGCGGATCGACCCGCCGGCCCCGTCGATGATCTCCTTGGCGATGGCGAGGCCGAGCCCGGCGCCCGGCTTGAACTGGCGGCGGCCGGGATCGACCCGGAAGAACGGCTCGAAGGCGCGGCCGATCACCGCCTCCGGAATGCCGGGGCCCTCGTCGGCGATGGTGATCACCGCTTCCCGGTCGCTGCGCCGCAGGCGGACCCGGGCGCCGCCGCCATGCAGGGCGGCATTGTCGATCAGGTTGCGAAGCGCCCGTTTCAGCGCGAACGGGCGGGCCGCGGCGGAAAGCGGCTCCGTCCCGGCATCGACCTCGTCCACCTGGCGCCCGATCTCCCGCAGCTCGGCGGCGATCTCGCTGACCAGCGGCCCCAGCGCGATGGCCTCGCCGGGGGAGGGATCGACCTCCTCGCGCACCAGGCGGATGGCGCTGTCGGCGATGCGGTCGAGCTCGGAAAGGTCCTTCAGCCAGACCTCGCGATCCTCGTCGGGCAGGAACTCGGCGCGCAGCCGCATCCGCGTCATCGGCGTGCGCAAATCGTGGCCGGCGGCGGCGACGAGGCGCATGCGGCTCTCGATCGCGTCGCGCACCCGGCTGGTCAGCCGGTTCAGCGCCGCCGCCGTGGCGCGCACCTCGGCCGGCCCGTCCTCCGGCACATGCGCCGGCAGGCCGTCCGCGCCGACGGTGGAGACGGCCTCGTCGAGCAGGCGGAGCGGCCGCGTGACCTTGGTGGCGGCGAACAGCGAGACGGCCGCCGCGCCGGCGACGACCAGCGCCATGTAGAAGACGAAGACCAGCCAGTTGCGTGGCGGAAAGCCGGGATAGGGCAGGTACGCCCACTCGCCGGGCGCGAATTCGAAGGCCAGCTGGCGGGTGCGCGCCTCAGGATCGCCGACGATGCTGACGGGGATGTCGAGACCTGATTCCGCCAGGGAGC
It encodes:
- a CDS encoding ATP-binding protein codes for the protein MSSLRARLAILLVLAIVGVVAIAAAVSVQVLERPDRESFRQTFSEEVRILASVLASDPSAAERHGIVTGGEPLSQPGFMVREARGIQRSLAESGLDIPVSIVGDPEARTRQLAFEFAPGEWAYLPYPGFPPRNWLVFVFYMALVVAGAAAVSLFAATKVTRPLRLLDEAVSTVGADGLPAHVPEDGPAEVRATAAALNRLTSRVRDAIESRMRLVAAAGHDLRTPMTRMRLRAEFLPDEDREVWLKDLSELDRIADSAIRLVREEVDPSPGEAIALGPLVSEIAAELREIGRQVDEVDAGTEPLSAAARPFALKRALRNLIDNAALHGGGARVRLRRSDREAVITIADEGPGIPEAVIGRAFEPFFRVDPGRRQFKPGAGLGLAIAKEIIDGAGGSIRIVNRPGGGLEQTVRLPLAA
- a CDS encoding RcnB family protein gives rise to the protein MFMKSLAVALSLAVALPAFAVPASAAGGKVVHRTVVKETTVVHRGKDVRSGRRDARRGNQRDWRHRGGRVPAQYRGRGVDDWQRHGLRRPGNGQRWVRVDDDYLLVAAASGLIASIVAASR
- a CDS encoding polyphosphate kinase 2 family protein; protein product: MSRKKKAVRLADLDLTTRIDEPDYERRLADAQTCFQQIHQAYLKTRDDGVVVFEGWDAAGKGGAIRRMASVMDPRGFRVWPIGAPQGRDAERHYMARFWERLPAEGEIAVFDRSWYGRVLVERVEGFATEPEWERAYEEINAFEKQLADAGTRIAKVFLYIDRDEQLKRFEKRLHDPLKRWKLSFEDFRNREKWDDYERAADEMLARTDTAWAPWHVIPANHKKYARVAALEAVASRLADGVDLSPPPLDPELEARFRKEAKV